The Vespula vulgaris chromosome 2, iyVesVulg1.1, whole genome shotgun sequence genome has a segment encoding these proteins:
- the LOC127072663 gene encoding uncharacterized protein LOC127072663 isoform X2, whose product MTLPPLFSHHFPTFVKDSFNNDVNLYWYHPEFSQSRYPPGQGISEACTLICLLVAQRISQRNVLIYDVENCPELTVIMAEAMVEGNATHAWIISQKLIPHPYLNTEEALQYGGRSLTMLKEWKFHVFHEKIERSLYNNIKSFLLDWYKESLSTNLFMLLITCGRTVLFIFQEITYKVTLFDSHGHSTIKHPNRGLVVAQTSIEKLESLCNWYSHEIVNNCYNMEAYQYELAFLYPDNLCKCSNCFKD is encoded by the exons atgACTCTGCCACCATTATTTAGCCATCATTTTCCTACATTTGTGAaagattcttttaataatgatGTCAACTTATATTGGTACCATCCAGAATTTTCACAAAGTCGTTATCCACCAGGACAAGGAA TAAGTGAAGCATGTACATTGATATGTCTTCTTGTGGCACAACGTATATCTCAAAGGAACGTGTTAATTTACGACGTAGAAAATTGTCCAGAATTGACCGTTATTATGGCTGAAGCAATGGTAGAAGGCAATGCAACTCATGCATGGATTATAAGTCAAAAACTTATTCCTCATCCATATCTTAACACCGAAGAGGCTTTACAATATGGTGGCAGAAGTCTAACTATGTTAAAAGAATGg aaatttcatgttttccatgaaaaaattgaaagaagtttatataataatataaaaagttttttactTGATTGGTATAAAGAATCTCTGTCTACTAACTTATTCATGTTGCTTATAACATGTGGTCGTACagtactttttatatttcaagaaataacATACAAG GTTACTTTATTTGATTCTCACGGGCATAGTACCATAAAACATCCAAATCGAGGATTAGTCGTTGCACAG ACATCAATTGAAAAGTTGGAATCTTTGTGCAATTGGTATAGCCATGAAATTGtgaataattgttataatatggAAGCCTATCAATATGAATTGGCTTTCTTATATCCTGATAATTTATGCAAGTGTAGTAATTGCtttaaagattaa
- the LOC127072663 gene encoding uncharacterized protein LOC127072663 isoform X1, which translates to MTLPPLFSHHFPTFVKDSFNNDVNLYWYHPEFSQSRYPPGQGISEACTLICLLVAQRISQRNVLIYDVENCPELTVIMAEAMVEGNATHAWIISQKLIPHPYLNTEEALQYGGRSLTMLKEWKFHVFHEKIERSLYNNIKSFLLDWYKESLSTNLFMLLITCGRTVLFIFQEITYKVRFLFINYLHKNDVSFHPQVTLFDSHGHSTIKHPNRGLVVAQTSIEKLESLCNWYSHEIVNNCYNMEAYQYELAFLYPDNLCKCSNCFKD; encoded by the exons atgACTCTGCCACCATTATTTAGCCATCATTTTCCTACATTTGTGAaagattcttttaataatgatGTCAACTTATATTGGTACCATCCAGAATTTTCACAAAGTCGTTATCCACCAGGACAAGGAA TAAGTGAAGCATGTACATTGATATGTCTTCTTGTGGCACAACGTATATCTCAAAGGAACGTGTTAATTTACGACGTAGAAAATTGTCCAGAATTGACCGTTATTATGGCTGAAGCAATGGTAGAAGGCAATGCAACTCATGCATGGATTATAAGTCAAAAACTTATTCCTCATCCATATCTTAACACCGAAGAGGCTTTACAATATGGTGGCAGAAGTCTAACTATGTTAAAAGAATGg aaatttcatgttttccatgaaaaaattgaaagaagtttatataataatataaaaagttttttactTGATTGGTATAAAGAATCTCTGTCTACTAACTTATTCATGTTGCTTATAACATGTGGTCGTACagtactttttatatttcaagaaataacATACAAGGTAcggtttttatttattaactatcTTCACAAAAATGATGTATCTTTTCATCCTCAGGTTACTTTATTTGATTCTCACGGGCATAGTACCATAAAACATCCAAATCGAGGATTAGTCGTTGCACAG ACATCAATTGAAAAGTTGGAATCTTTGTGCAATTGGTATAGCCATGAAATTGtgaataattgttataatatggAAGCCTATCAATATGAATTGGCTTTCTTATATCCTGATAATTTATGCAAGTGTAGTAATTGCtttaaagattaa